One segment of uncultured Tolumonas sp. DNA contains the following:
- the aroG gene encoding 3-deoxy-7-phosphoheptulonate synthase AroG: protein MMYQTDDVRIKEIKELLPPIALLERYPATETATQTAFESRQAIHNILNDQDERLLVVIGPCSIHDPEVAIEYGKRLLAMREELKDQLEIVMRVYFEKPRTTVGWKGLINDPYLDNTYKINDGLRIGRKLLLDLNNMGMPTATEFLDMITPQYMADLMSWGAIGARTTESQVHRELASGLSCPVGFKNGTDGTTKVAIDAISAAGASHNFLSVTKFGHSAIVTTEGNKDCHIILRGGKEPNYSAKHVAAVVKDLEKSGLPTKMMIDFSHANSSKQFKKQMEVCTDVCGQIAGGNHHIMGVMVESHMVEGRQDLVEGQELICGQSITDACIGWDDTAVLLRQLATAVKARRG, encoded by the coding sequence ATGATGTATCAGACAGACGATGTAAGGATCAAAGAAATTAAAGAATTATTACCGCCAATCGCACTGTTGGAGCGGTATCCTGCTACTGAAACTGCTACTCAAACGGCATTTGAAAGTCGTCAGGCGATTCACAATATTCTCAATGATCAGGATGAGCGTCTGCTGGTGGTGATCGGCCCATGTTCTATTCATGATCCTGAAGTGGCGATTGAATATGGCAAACGTTTGCTGGCGATGCGTGAAGAGCTGAAAGATCAGCTGGAAATCGTCATGCGTGTCTATTTTGAAAAACCACGTACGACTGTTGGCTGGAAAGGTCTGATCAACGACCCTTACTTGGATAACACCTACAAAATCAACGATGGTTTGCGCATTGGCCGTAAACTGCTGTTGGATCTGAACAACATGGGTATGCCAACTGCAACAGAATTCCTGGATATGATCACGCCACAATATATGGCTGATCTGATGAGCTGGGGCGCAATTGGCGCACGTACTACCGAATCTCAGGTTCACCGTGAACTGGCTTCTGGTCTATCTTGTCCGGTTGGTTTCAAAAATGGTACAGACGGCACGACCAAAGTGGCGATCGATGCGATCAGCGCTGCAGGCGCTTCGCATAATTTCTTATCAGTTACCAAATTTGGCCATTCAGCGATTGTGACCACGGAAGGTAATAAAGACTGTCATATCATTCTGCGTGGCGGTAAAGAACCAAACTACAGTGCTAAACATGTCGCGGCTGTAGTGAAAGATCTGGAAAAATCAGGTCTGCCAACCAAAATGATGATCGACTTCAGCCATGCAAACAGCTCTAAGCAATTCAAAAAGCAGATGGAAGTTTGTACAGATGTCTGTGGTCAGATCGCTGGCGGTAATCACCACATCATGGGTGTGATGGTTGAAAGCCACATGGTCGAAGGCCGTCAAGATCTGGTGGAAGGTCAAGAATTGATCTGTGGTCAGAGTATCACTGATGCCTGTATCGGTTGGGATGATACTGCTGTGCTGTTACGTCAATTAGCAACTGCAGTGAAAGCTCGTCGCGGTTAA
- the hxpB gene encoding hexitol phosphatase HxpB has translation MQKKAVIFDMDGVLIDSEPFWQQAQIDVLNELGVEITVEECEQTMGLRIDALVAHWYAKHRWEGPGIEETASTIVGRVASHVMLSGVAKEGVLDALKIIADQGLAIGLATSSPMALVNAVLARLEIGHYFSICHSAEFEEYGKPHPAVYLQTAVQMGFHPKECVAIEDSFNGLLAAKAATMKTIVIPEAIQTTNPHFSIADIRLSSLSELTVEHLM, from the coding sequence ATGCAAAAGAAAGCCGTTATTTTCGATATGGATGGTGTATTGATCGACTCCGAGCCGTTCTGGCAACAAGCACAAATCGATGTGCTGAATGAATTAGGCGTAGAGATTACTGTTGAAGAATGCGAACAAACCATGGGCCTGCGTATCGATGCGCTTGTTGCACATTGGTATGCGAAACACCGCTGGGAAGGCCCCGGTATTGAAGAAACCGCCAGCACTATTGTCGGTCGTGTAGCAAGCCATGTCATGTTATCTGGTGTCGCAAAAGAAGGCGTTTTGGATGCATTGAAAATCATTGCGGATCAGGGATTAGCCATCGGTTTGGCAACCTCCTCCCCTATGGCATTGGTTAATGCAGTTTTAGCGCGTCTGGAAATTGGTCACTATTTCTCTATTTGCCATTCCGCTGAATTTGAAGAATACGGTAAACCACACCCTGCGGTTTATTTACAAACCGCTGTACAAATGGGTTTTCACCCTAAAGAGTGTGTCGCCATCGAAGATAGCTTTAACGGGTTGCTAGCCGCCAAAGCAGCCACCATGAAAACCATTGTGATACCGGAAGCTATCCAGACCACTAACCCACATTTTTCAATTGCTGATATTCGTTTATCCAGTCTAAGCGAACTCACGGTTGAGCATTTAATGTAG
- a CDS encoding MATE family efflux transporter, whose amino-acid sequence MIQYQQEIRRLVRLALPILLAQVAQTAMTLVDTIMAGRYSAIDLAAISVASSFWLPIVLTSQGIIMALTPIVAQLNGAQKQAQIPATVAQGLWLTLLVFIPAGLLLYYSPMLLHWMDVSVVMAQKTTNYLHAMLLGLPAYLFYQVLRNYAEGLSHTVPGMCIGFAGLLLNIPLNYLLIYGVWGFPELGGVGCGFASAGAMWFMAIAMTVYVLKSPSYQECRLFQHYIGWQWDNIRRIFKLGAPIALALFCEVTLFTVVALLLAPLGPEIVASHQVALNYSSLIFMLPLSLGYAVTIRVGHSLGELQPKQAKVAVICGLLVGLSITVMTATSTILLRTWIATQYTDDPTVITLAAHLIIFAAIYQFSDTIQAISSGALRGLKDTRIIFLITLISYWMIGIPVGTVLGLTDWVTPRMGPQGFWLGIILGLTTAASMLAFRLRKTLRKTLQQHPA is encoded by the coding sequence GTGATTCAATATCAGCAGGAAATCCGCCGTCTTGTTCGGCTGGCGTTGCCTATTCTTCTGGCACAGGTCGCACAAACAGCAATGACGCTGGTAGACACCATTATGGCAGGCCGCTACAGCGCCATCGATCTGGCCGCCATTTCTGTTGCCAGTAGTTTCTGGTTGCCGATCGTGTTGACCAGCCAAGGCATCATCATGGCCCTAACACCAATCGTCGCGCAGCTGAATGGTGCACAAAAACAAGCACAGATCCCTGCAACCGTCGCCCAAGGATTGTGGTTAACCCTGCTAGTATTTATTCCTGCCGGACTCCTGCTTTATTACAGCCCGATGCTATTACATTGGATGGACGTTTCTGTCGTTATGGCGCAGAAAACCACCAACTATTTGCATGCGATGTTATTAGGATTACCAGCCTATCTTTTTTATCAGGTGTTACGAAATTACGCCGAAGGCTTATCACATACAGTCCCTGGTATGTGTATTGGTTTTGCTGGGTTGTTGCTGAATATCCCGCTAAATTACTTACTGATATATGGCGTTTGGGGTTTCCCCGAATTAGGCGGTGTAGGCTGTGGTTTCGCCTCCGCTGGGGCAATGTGGTTTATGGCCATCGCCATGACAGTGTATGTGCTGAAATCACCGTCTTATCAGGAATGTCGTCTGTTCCAACATTATATTGGTTGGCAGTGGGACAACATCCGACGTATTTTCAAACTCGGTGCTCCCATTGCCTTGGCCTTATTTTGTGAAGTTACTTTGTTTACTGTAGTCGCGTTGTTGTTAGCACCATTGGGCCCGGAAATTGTAGCCAGCCACCAAGTAGCCTTGAATTACTCATCACTGATTTTTATGCTACCGCTCTCTTTAGGCTATGCAGTTACAATTCGCGTAGGTCATTCATTGGGCGAATTACAACCCAAACAGGCTAAAGTTGCCGTCATCTGCGGCCTATTGGTTGGATTATCAATTACAGTGATGACGGCCACTTCGACCATCTTGTTACGGACATGGATTGCAACGCAATATACAGATGACCCAACGGTCATCACATTAGCGGCTCACTTGATTATTTTTGCCGCTATATATCAATTTTCAGACACCATCCAAGCCATCTCTTCCGGCGCATTACGCGGCTTGAAAGATACTCGTATTATCTTTTTGATTACCCTGATTTCTTATTGGATGATTGGTATTCCGGTTGGCACTGTTCTTGGTTTAACTGATTGGGTCACACCACGTATGGGACCACAAGGCTTTTGGTTAGGCATTATTTTGGGTCTGACAACCGCAGCCAGTATGCTGGCGTTCCGACTAAGAAAAACCTTACGCAAAACACTGCAACAGCACCCTGCGTAG
- a CDS encoding YaeP family protein, with the protein MKHLAYCDKIREVYSQIGSGDQGYMPDAIRVVLLTLDKIASNPDLPEDIRNNAAFAAANLLISDYSEDA; encoded by the coding sequence ATGAAACACCTCGCCTATTGCGACAAAATCAGGGAGGTTTACAGCCAAATCGGAAGTGGTGATCAAGGCTATATGCCTGATGCAATCCGTGTTGTTTTACTTACATTGGATAAAATCGCCAGTAATCCTGATTTGCCTGAAGACATCCGAAATAACGCTGCTTTTGCTGCTGCCAATTTACTTATCAGCGATTACTCTGAAGACGCCTGA
- a CDS encoding fructosamine kinase family protein: MWQSITKQITDCMDAPFTIDKRQLLLHTQDSNYYQISDQKLGMSYIVRITPKSMATKFDMVTRNLSLMADWLISPKIILYGSTADQCFVVFETFDVEESPPLPNEWHALGKRFAKMHHESQQGMYGWEEDTFIYQQIQPNRWQKNWASFYSEQRIGWQLQLHQEKGKHLFNISDITSVIHRLLHHHHPEPCLLHGQLLPDNILVTSNGLFLPDNACYCGDRELDLAWLTTFSPNYDDFMQGYTETWPLPQGYETRQVIYALYPLLVQLHQDPALETRVHHHIALILAM; this comes from the coding sequence ATGTGGCAATCCATAACAAAACAGATCACAGATTGTATGGATGCACCGTTTACTATTGATAAACGGCAATTACTGTTGCACACCCAAGATTCAAATTACTATCAGATCAGTGATCAAAAACTTGGGATGTCATACATAGTCCGCATTACACCTAAGTCCATGGCGACTAAATTCGACATGGTGACACGCAATTTGTCTTTGATGGCAGACTGGCTGATATCACCCAAAATCATTTTATATGGTTCAACTGCTGATCAGTGTTTTGTGGTCTTTGAAACCTTTGATGTCGAGGAAAGCCCCCCGCTACCGAATGAATGGCATGCGCTTGGTAAACGCTTTGCTAAAATGCATCATGAAAGTCAGCAAGGCATGTACGGCTGGGAAGAAGACACCTTCATTTATCAGCAAATTCAGCCGAATCGCTGGCAAAAAAACTGGGCCTCTTTTTATTCTGAGCAGCGTATTGGCTGGCAGTTGCAGTTACATCAGGAAAAAGGGAAGCATCTTTTTAATATTTCCGACATCACCAGTGTGATACATCGCTTGCTGCATCACCATCACCCAGAACCTTGTTTACTTCATGGGCAATTGTTGCCGGATAATATATTGGTGACCAGTAACGGTCTCTTTCTACCCGATAATGCTTGTTATTGTGGTGATCGGGAATTAGATCTCGCTTGGTTAACCACTTTCAGTCCGAACTATGATGATTTTATGCAGGGATATACTGAAACGTGGCCGCTGCCCCAAGGATATGAGACCCGACAGGTTATCTATGCGTTATATCCATTATTAGTGCAATTACATCAAGATCCTGCGCTGGAAACGCGGGTTCATCATCATATTGCGCTAATTTTAGCCATGTAA
- a CDS encoding PilT/PilU family type 4a pilus ATPase — MEFEDMLIKLATENGSDLYLATGAVPSIKFNGVLTPIQERPMELGQVAEIANRIMDEEQRIIFDKELEMNLALSLSKVGRFRVNIFRQRNEISIVARNIKLDIPTFEELKLPPVLLDVIMEKRGLVLFVGATGSGKSTTLAALIDHRNTNTSGHIITIEDPIEYVHPHKKSIINQREVGVDTRSFHAALKNTLRQAPDVILIGEIRDRETMEHALAFAETGHLAISTLHANNANQALDRIINFFPEERRPQLMNDLGNNLKAFVSQRLVKTKDGKRRAAIEVLLGTATIQDMIRRGDFGNIKEIMEKSVNLGMKTFDQCLFELFCEGAIDEEEALRNADSVNNLKLKIKLHTENGALKMSGQVLSWELDPIKHDEPDPFF, encoded by the coding sequence ATGGAGTTCGAGGATATGCTGATCAAGCTGGCCACTGAAAATGGTTCGGACTTATATCTGGCAACCGGCGCCGTGCCCAGTATCAAATTTAATGGTGTGTTAACACCGATCCAGGAACGTCCGATGGAGTTAGGCCAGGTTGCCGAAATCGCCAACCGGATCATGGATGAAGAACAGCGCATTATCTTTGATAAAGAACTGGAAATGAACTTAGCACTTTCCTTATCCAAGGTAGGGCGTTTCCGTGTCAATATTTTCCGCCAACGCAATGAAATCTCGATCGTTGCCCGTAATATCAAATTAGATATTCCAACGTTTGAAGAGTTGAAATTGCCGCCAGTTTTACTCGATGTCATCATGGAAAAACGCGGGTTGGTGTTGTTTGTCGGTGCAACAGGTTCTGGTAAATCAACGACATTAGCGGCATTGATAGACCATCGGAACACTAATACCAGCGGGCATATCATTACGATTGAAGACCCCATCGAATATGTTCATCCGCACAAAAAGAGCATCATCAACCAACGTGAAGTAGGGGTGGATACCCGCAGTTTCCATGCGGCGCTGAAAAATACTTTACGTCAGGCGCCAGATGTTATTTTGATCGGGGAAATTCGTGACCGCGAAACAATGGAACACGCATTAGCGTTCGCGGAAACTGGCCATTTAGCCATTTCAACCTTGCATGCGAATAATGCAAACCAGGCGCTGGATCGTATTATTAACTTCTTCCCAGAAGAGCGTCGTCCACAGCTGATGAATGATTTGGGGAATAACCTGAAAGCGTTTGTTTCACAGCGATTAGTTAAAACAAAAGATGGGAAACGACGCGCCGCCATTGAGGTATTGCTGGGTACCGCAACGATTCAGGATATGATCCGTCGGGGTGATTTCGGCAATATTAAAGAAATCATGGAAAAATCAGTTAACTTGGGCATGAAAACGTTCGACCAATGTTTATTTGAACTGTTCTGCGAAGGTGCGATTGATGAAGAAGAAGCGCTTCGGAATGCAGACTCTGTTAACAACTTAAAACTGAAAATTAAACTCCATACCGAAAATGGTGCGCTCAAAATGTCAGGTCAAGTGTTAAGCTGGGAGTTGGACCCAATCAAGCATGATGAACCTGATCCTTTCTTCTGA
- a CDS encoding DMT family transporter encodes MSLEWLALVSAFLWACASLLSVTPARHLGTFAFSRWRMACVSLMLGLMSLISGGFHTLSLSQIGMMATSGLIGIFIGDTCLYACMNRAGPRRASLLFATHAAFSALFGIWLFKEHLSLQGWAGAALVLAGVMVAVAFSGNKPQKLEYSHGALWLSLALGLMAALCQSLGTIIAKPVMSAGADPIAASCVRMLVAFAAHSGLRLAQVPFSRAVSPITWRVLGIICLNGLLAMVLGMTIFLFALRHGNVTLVAIMSSTSPVMLLPILWFFTRQRPSLGAWLGAILVVCGTALVLAR; translated from the coding sequence ATGTCTTTAGAGTGGCTGGCACTGGTGTCGGCTTTTTTGTGGGCTTGCGCTAGCTTATTGTCGGTCACCCCAGCTCGTCATTTAGGTACTTTTGCTTTTAGCCGCTGGCGTATGGCTTGTGTCAGTTTGATGTTGGGCTTAATGAGTCTGATTAGCGGTGGTTTTCATACACTATCATTGTCACAAATTGGCATGATGGCGACGTCAGGGTTAATCGGTATCTTCATCGGTGACACCTGTTTATATGCCTGCATGAATAGAGCCGGGCCGCGCCGGGCAAGCTTGTTATTTGCAACGCATGCTGCATTTTCCGCATTATTTGGGATTTGGTTATTTAAAGAGCATCTGTCTTTGCAAGGCTGGGCGGGTGCTGCATTAGTATTAGCTGGTGTCATGGTTGCTGTTGCATTCAGTGGGAATAAGCCGCAAAAACTAGAATATAGCCATGGTGCTTTGTGGTTGAGTCTGGCATTGGGGCTAATGGCTGCGTTGTGTCAGTCGCTAGGAACCATTATCGCGAAACCAGTTATGTCAGCAGGGGCAGATCCGATTGCCGCATCGTGTGTGCGTATGTTGGTGGCATTTGCCGCACATTCAGGGTTACGTCTAGCGCAGGTACCTTTCAGTCGAGCTGTATCGCCGATCACATGGCGTGTATTAGGCATCATTTGCCTGAACGGATTACTGGCGATGGTCTTAGGTATGACCATCTTTCTGTTCGCATTACGTCATGGCAACGTAACACTGGTGGCGATCATGTCATCAACATCGCCAGTAATGCTTTTACCTATTCTTTGGTTTTTTACTCGACAGCGTCCCAGCCTAGGTGCTTGGCTGGGAGCTATATTAGTTGTTTGCGGAACGGCACTGGTATTAGCCCGATAA
- the rsuA gene encoding 16S rRNA pseudouridine(516) synthase RsuA, with translation MRLDKHLHQCLGISRSQASLLLRAGRITVNGTIAKSGSLHVNEQDVILLDDDSLQAPGEYIYYFMLHKPQGYVCANADANHPSITQLFDLPRADELHAAGRLDVDTTGLVLVTNDGQWSHRVTSPRKQCEKTYRVWLAEPISDETSKQFAAGILLRSETQPTRPAQLEIVTPREVLLTIHEGKYHQVKRMFAAVGNHVERLHREQIGALVLDASLPEGDFRALTAEEISLF, from the coding sequence ATGCGCTTAGATAAACACCTTCACCAATGTCTTGGTATTTCTCGCTCACAAGCTTCGCTGCTTTTACGAGCAGGTCGTATCACTGTAAATGGCACTATAGCCAAAAGTGGTTCTCTGCATGTTAATGAGCAGGATGTTATTCTGCTGGATGACGATAGCCTGCAGGCACCAGGAGAATATATTTATTATTTTATGCTGCATAAACCGCAAGGTTATGTGTGTGCCAATGCGGATGCTAATCATCCCAGCATTACCCAGTTATTCGATTTGCCACGAGCCGATGAATTGCATGCTGCCGGGCGACTAGATGTTGATACTACAGGGTTAGTGTTAGTCACTAACGACGGGCAGTGGTCACATCGCGTTACCTCGCCTCGAAAACAATGCGAAAAAACTTATCGGGTCTGGTTGGCAGAGCCAATTTCTGATGAAACGAGTAAACAGTTCGCAGCGGGAATTCTGTTACGCAGTGAGACACAACCAACGCGCCCGGCACAGTTGGAAATTGTCACACCACGCGAAGTATTACTCACCATTCACGAAGGTAAGTATCACCAAGTCAAACGGATGTTTGCCGCAGTAGGCAACCATGTTGAGCGACTACATCGCGAGCAGATTGGCGCTTTAGTTTTAGATGCCAGCCTTCCAGAAGGCGACTTCCGGGCGCTGACAGCAGAAGAGATTAGCCTGTTTTAA
- a CDS encoding HD-GYP domain-containing protein produces the protein MSVLQLSTENYQNVAIRDIKLGMFVVAVTKQKGDIHFKPGMVSSETTCRSLQSMGVLEVKIDLSRSKHQQETLLENPESNLAPEEQEQEILTTTEKTESRKRAQKLYAEAKVLQTKLLNALKNGEVVDIAPIEAMADEMVDSIFKNPDAMVFLSRIREKDTYLMEHSLNVGMLLANFGRFLKLSRQTIKELLVGGLLHDTGKIMVPDEILHKPGRLTVDEFAIMKKHVEFSVQFLDKSDGISKIVRTVAANHHERLDGLGYPRGLKGLELCLISRISTIVDVFDALTADRCYKKGMQATQAFRILLQGGGTQFDETLVKKFIKCMGIHPTGSLVKLKTGKLALVVESNESAPLQPVVKIIYSTTGKHYLDVKVIDLAKTPTEEIESAVDPKEYGIDIQKFF, from the coding sequence ATGTCGGTTTTACAATTATCTACAGAAAACTATCAGAACGTAGCTATCCGCGACATCAAGTTAGGCATGTTCGTGGTTGCTGTTACAAAACAGAAAGGCGATATTCATTTTAAACCTGGAATGGTTTCCAGTGAGACCACATGCCGCTCATTACAATCAATGGGTGTTCTAGAGGTCAAAATTGATCTGTCTCGTAGTAAACACCAGCAAGAAACTCTCCTTGAAAATCCGGAATCAAACCTTGCGCCTGAAGAGCAAGAACAAGAAATTCTGACTACTACCGAAAAAACGGAATCGCGTAAACGTGCACAAAAACTTTATGCTGAAGCGAAAGTTTTGCAGACCAAGTTATTAAATGCATTAAAGAACGGCGAAGTTGTTGATATTGCGCCAATAGAAGCGATGGCTGATGAAATGGTCGATTCCATTTTTAAAAATCCAGATGCCATGGTTTTTCTATCTCGTATCAGAGAAAAAGACACCTATTTAATGGAGCATTCCTTGAACGTAGGAATGTTGTTGGCGAATTTTGGCCGTTTTCTGAAACTCTCTCGACAAACTATTAAAGAATTATTGGTCGGCGGTTTGTTACATGACACCGGCAAAATTATGGTGCCTGATGAAATCTTGCACAAACCAGGCAGATTAACGGTTGATGAATTTGCCATCATGAAAAAACATGTCGAATTCAGCGTGCAATTTCTGGATAAGTCTGACGGTATAAGTAAGATAGTCCGCACAGTGGCAGCCAATCATCATGAACGACTCGATGGTTTGGGTTATCCTCGCGGGTTAAAAGGCTTAGAGCTGTGCCTGATTTCACGTATAAGCACTATCGTCGATGTATTTGACGCACTGACCGCGGATCGTTGTTACAAAAAAGGCATGCAGGCAACACAGGCATTCCGGATTTTGTTACAAGGCGGCGGAACGCAATTTGACGAAACACTGGTAAAAAAATTCATCAAATGTATGGGGATACACCCAACAGGCAGTTTGGTGAAACTTAAAACAGGCAAACTCGCCTTAGTTGTAGAAAGTAATGAAAGCGCGCCGTTACAGCCGGTGGTAAAAATTATCTACAGTACGACTGGTAAGCATTATCTGGATGTCAAAGTCATCGATTTGGCGAAAACACCTACAGAAGAGATTGAAAGTGCGGTTGACCCTAAAGAATATGGCATCGATATTCAGAAGTTTTTTTAG
- the rlmKL gene encoding bifunctional 23S rRNA (guanine(2069)-N(7))-methyltransferase RlmK/23S rRNA (guanine(2445)-N(2))-methyltransferase RlmL, translating into MADFFATCPKGLESILAAELSGLGASDVKETVAGVAFSGELEVAYRACLWSRYASRIALELTSFYADTDLDLYLGCFNVQWETHFSVDQSFAVDFSGSSKAINNTQYGALKVKDAIVDRFTKRSGIRPSVDKKIPDARVLVHWKKDTVTVSLDLSGPALHQRGYRDETGEAPLKENLAAAVLARSGWQNEPLLDPMCGSGTLLIEAAMQACDMAPGLLRRRFGFEGWLKHQPDIWLPIMAEASVRAKRGHKEALLQADRFVGFDVDSRVLQRAKANANRAGVGDLIRFETADVMQLHNPWPGSKGFLVSNPPYGERLGEFPELLKLYQSLGSALRTEFQGWRVTILSASPELLSCLRLRAEKQYRLFNGALECQLRNYQIADNSVASQKMVAEDFANRLRKNIKTLDKWAQQEGIDAYRIYDADLPDYNVAIDRYTNHLIIQEYAPPKTIPEHVARQRILDLMQAAIEVTGVPGKNVILKVRERQKGESQYQKLNAEGQLLEIKEYNAKFLVNLRDYLDTGLFLDHRYTRRMLGQLAKGKDFLNLFSYTGTATVHAALGGARTTTTVDMSRTYLNWARDNMRHNGLTNWQHKFEQADCLDWLRHCEQTFDLIFIDPPTFSNSKRMDDTFDVQRDHIDVMAMLKKILNPDGLIVFSNNKRQFKMDFNGLAELGLVAENISAKTLPKDFARNPHIHNSWLIRHAPKTDVSQEQA; encoded by the coding sequence ATGGCTGACTTTTTTGCAACATGCCCGAAAGGGTTAGAATCTATACTGGCTGCTGAACTATCAGGGCTTGGCGCATCCGATGTGAAAGAAACAGTCGCGGGTGTCGCATTTAGCGGTGAGCTTGAAGTGGCATACCGGGCATGTTTGTGGAGTCGTTATGCGTCGCGTATCGCATTAGAATTAACTTCATTTTATGCCGATACTGATCTGGATCTCTATCTCGGCTGTTTTAACGTGCAGTGGGAAACTCATTTCTCCGTAGACCAATCATTTGCCGTCGATTTCTCCGGCTCATCCAAAGCCATCAATAATACCCAATACGGTGCGTTAAAAGTTAAAGATGCCATCGTTGATCGTTTTACTAAACGCAGCGGTATCCGCCCATCAGTCGATAAAAAAATCCCTGATGCCCGCGTGTTAGTACACTGGAAAAAAGACACCGTCACCGTTTCTCTCGACTTATCTGGCCCGGCATTGCATCAGCGTGGTTACCGTGACGAAACAGGTGAAGCACCGCTAAAAGAAAATCTGGCCGCCGCTGTATTAGCCCGTAGTGGCTGGCAAAATGAGCCGTTGCTCGATCCGATGTGCGGTTCCGGCACGTTGTTGATCGAAGCGGCCATGCAGGCTTGTGATATGGCGCCGGGCTTGTTACGTCGTCGTTTTGGCTTTGAAGGCTGGTTAAAGCATCAGCCGGACATTTGGTTGCCAATTATGGCGGAAGCCTCAGTGCGGGCGAAACGCGGACATAAAGAAGCGTTGTTACAAGCAGATCGTTTTGTGGGGTTCGATGTGGATAGCCGAGTATTACAGCGCGCTAAAGCGAATGCGAACCGTGCTGGTGTTGGTGATCTGATCCGCTTTGAAACTGCCGATGTGATGCAATTGCATAACCCTTGGCCGGGCAGCAAAGGGTTCTTAGTCAGTAACCCGCCGTATGGTGAACGTCTGGGCGAATTCCCTGAACTGTTGAAGTTATACCAAAGTTTAGGTAGCGCACTGCGTACTGAATTCCAGGGCTGGCGAGTAACCATTTTATCCGCATCACCGGAACTGTTGAGCTGTCTACGTTTACGCGCAGAAAAACAATACCGTCTATTTAATGGTGCGCTGGAATGTCAGCTACGTAATTATCAGATTGCAGATAATTCTGTTGCATCACAGAAAATGGTGGCAGAAGATTTTGCCAACCGTCTGCGTAAAAACATCAAAACATTGGATAAATGGGCTCAGCAAGAAGGCATCGATGCATACCGTATCTACGATGCTGACTTGCCTGATTATAATGTAGCGATCGACCGCTACACCAATCACCTGATTATTCAGGAATATGCACCGCCGAAAACCATTCCGGAGCATGTTGCGCGTCAACGTATTCTCGATTTAATGCAGGCTGCGATCGAAGTTACCGGTGTCCCGGGCAAAAACGTGATCCTGAAAGTGCGTGAACGCCAGAAAGGTGAGTCGCAATATCAGAAACTCAATGCCGAAGGACAATTGCTCGAAATTAAAGAGTACAACGCCAAGTTTTTGGTCAATTTGCGTGATTATCTCGATACCGGTCTGTTCTTGGATCACCGTTATACCCGCCGTATGTTAGGGCAACTGGCAAAAGGAAAAGATTTCCTCAATCTGTTCTCTTATACCGGTACGGCCACAGTGCATGCTGCATTGGGTGGTGCGCGGACTACCACGACTGTGGATATGTCCCGCACCTATCTGAACTGGGCGCGCGATAACATGCGTCACAATGGCTTAACCAACTGGCAGCATAAGTTTGAACAGGCAGACTGCTTAGATTGGTTGCGCCATTGCGAACAGACGTTTGACCTGATCTTTATTGATCCGCCAACTTTCTCTAACTCCAAACGTATGGACGATACGTTTGATGTGCAGCGTGATCATATTGATGTGATGGCGATGCTGAAAAAAATTCTGAACCCGGACGGTTTAATTGTTTTCTCAAACAACAAACGCCAATTCAAAATGGATTTTAATGGTCTCGCTGAATTGGGTTTAGTCGCCGAAAATATCAGTGCAAAAACCTTACCTAAAGATTTTGCGCGTAACCCACATATCCATAACAGCTGGTTGATCCGTCATGCACCAAAGACTGATGTATCGCAGGAGCAAGCTTAA